From one Pedobacter faecalis genomic stretch:
- a CDS encoding ThiF family adenylyltransferase gives MKEEWYSERNKRTDSFTETNPDCHNVKIKVIVTLNTSEYVTQVMLTVLVNILARWCHTIQIICDDSSSIITPSKSGTILNNLREMLTGIDPHGEFYFNGQPAFEEDILISIGSPGSNTKSPFVAIDANGWVASCAFNNYAGCDSPIKDTKNPLGAAFAACLGNAELFRWANNISSGNYCQWYDLYSMSVEDKVIANPELLTDLDLGRVHVLGCGAIGSSFAYLMGLVDFSGEILFIDADAGVEIHNTSSSLLFAATDCDGRTKTEICKSYLLDSKYVVETFDGDYKNFNYNHHSKTQSADVIMCFANDFDIWSTVQNLYPPLVFHATTSRSWGINVGRHIPLKDNCIMCTFKDLARVVFVPKCAEVDLPQRPIKEGSGNDEPHASILPFLSPSAAIIAFSQLIKLNQGKVVEENSTQFNMSSSGGIFIEDQQKSLNCDICRSQIPSLYNNLNIRLAY, from the coding sequence ATGAAAGAGGAGTGGTATAGCGAAAGAAACAAGAGGACAGACTCATTTACTGAAACAAATCCCGACTGTCACAATGTTAAAATTAAGGTGATTGTGACGTTAAATACCTCCGAATATGTAACGCAGGTTATGTTAACTGTATTGGTTAACATACTAGCTCGGTGGTGCCATACCATCCAAATTATTTGCGATGATTCTTCCAGCATAATTACACCTTCTAAGTCCGGTACTATATTGAATAATCTAAGGGAAATGCTTACGGGTATCGACCCTCACGGAGAGTTCTATTTCAATGGTCAACCCGCTTTTGAAGAAGATATTTTGATTTCTATTGGTTCACCAGGTAGTAATACTAAGAGTCCTTTTGTAGCTATTGATGCTAATGGATGGGTTGCTAGCTGCGCTTTCAATAATTATGCGGGATGTGATTCTCCGATAAAAGACACAAAAAATCCGTTAGGTGCTGCATTTGCAGCATGCCTGGGAAATGCTGAGTTGTTTCGATGGGCTAATAACATAAGTTCAGGAAATTATTGCCAATGGTATGATCTGTATTCAATGTCAGTAGAAGATAAGGTTATCGCTAACCCAGAGTTACTGACTGATTTAGACCTTGGAAGAGTTCATGTACTGGGGTGCGGCGCTATCGGATCTTCCTTTGCTTACCTCATGGGGCTTGTGGATTTTAGTGGTGAAATACTCTTTATCGACGCTGACGCAGGTGTGGAAATTCATAATACCAGCAGCTCTTTGCTATTTGCAGCTACAGATTGCGATGGGCGGACCAAAACCGAAATCTGCAAATCCTACCTTTTGGATTCGAAATATGTGGTTGAAACTTTTGATGGTGATTATAAAAACTTTAATTATAACCACCACAGTAAAACGCAATCTGCTGACGTGATTATGTGTTTTGCTAATGACTTCGATATCTGGTCTACTGTACAAAACCTCTATCCGCCACTTGTATTCCATGCTACTACAAGCCGATCCTGGGGAATAAATGTGGGTCGTCATATTCCGTTAAAGGATAATTGCATAATGTGTACTTTTAAGGATTTGGCCAGAGTCGTATTCGTGCCAAAATGTGCGGAGGTAGATCTGCCCCAACGTCCAATAAAAGAAGGAAGTGGAAATGATGAGCCCCATGCCAGCATTTTGCCTTTTTTATCACCATCTGCCGCCATCATTGCGTTTAGTCAATTGATCAAATTAAATCAGGGGAAAGTTGTTGAAGAAAATTCAACGCAGTTTAATATGTCAAGTAGCGGCGGGATTTTTATAGAGGATCAGCAAAAATCTCTTAATTGCGATATATGCCGTTCCCAAATCCCAAGCCTTTACAACAACTTAAATATCCGACTGGCCTACTGA
- a CDS encoding Y-family DNA polymerase, giving the protein MGRRYVSIWFYHLLSDWQVIRRPELKEVPFVFVLPDHGRMLVTAVSPQAAERGVSLGMRGADARAICPGLEVLDDKIGRAEKLLRALGEWCIRYSPIVAVDAFGKDGLLVDASGCTHLWGGERGYLKEIISRLKSKGYSVRCAIADTPGAAWAVSRFGKVSPLVPEGGIVEAISPLPPSALRLEEATLAKLKKLGFYQIKSFLGMPRSVLRRRFGEGFLLRIAQALGTEDEVLVPLQLPVAFRERLPCLEPIRTRVGIELAIKELLSALCKRLEAEGKGLRKGTLSGYRIDSKLVQVTIGTSTASHSVSHLFTLFALKIDQIRPGLGIELFELEASQVDAMEVPQEALWSSKPGLNNKSVLQLIDRVAGKVGPGAVHRYIPASRYWPERSIGHARSVTEVRLDDWRVDKPRPTELLERPVAVEVMALVPDHPPRFFVYQGKQHQVIRADGPERIEREWWMDEGEHRDYYRIEDDKGQRFWMYRSGHYNDRKGWQWFLHGFFA; this is encoded by the coding sequence ATGGGGCGCCGCTATGTTTCCATATGGTTTTATCATTTGCTGAGCGACTGGCAGGTGATCCGCAGACCGGAGCTAAAGGAGGTTCCTTTTGTTTTTGTATTGCCCGATCACGGGCGTATGCTGGTAACGGCGGTTAGTCCCCAGGCCGCCGAACGGGGCGTTAGCCTGGGCATGCGCGGTGCAGATGCCAGGGCGATTTGTCCCGGCCTTGAGGTGCTGGATGATAAGATTGGCCGTGCGGAAAAGTTGCTGCGGGCTTTGGGGGAGTGGTGTATCCGCTATTCGCCCATTGTGGCGGTGGATGCCTTTGGTAAAGATGGTTTACTGGTGGATGCTTCGGGCTGTACGCATTTGTGGGGCGGTGAGCGGGGTTATCTGAAAGAGATTATTTCCAGGCTGAAGTCTAAGGGCTATTCCGTGCGCTGCGCAATTGCGGACACCCCTGGCGCGGCATGGGCGGTATCGCGTTTCGGCAAGGTATCTCCGCTGGTGCCTGAAGGCGGGATCGTGGAGGCTATTTCTCCGCTGCCACCATCGGCATTGCGTTTGGAAGAGGCGACGCTGGCTAAGCTGAAAAAGCTGGGATTTTACCAGATCAAAAGTTTTCTGGGGATGCCGCGTTCGGTACTGCGCAGACGTTTCGGCGAAGGCTTTCTGCTGCGTATCGCCCAGGCTTTGGGTACGGAAGACGAGGTACTGGTGCCCTTGCAGCTGCCGGTGGCTTTCCGGGAGCGTTTGCCCTGCCTGGAACCGATCCGCACCCGCGTAGGGATTGAGCTTGCCATCAAAGAACTGTTGTCGGCCCTGTGCAAACGCCTGGAAGCGGAAGGCAAGGGTTTGCGTAAAGGGACCTTGTCGGGCTACCGGATCGACAGCAAGCTGGTGCAGGTGACCATCGGGACGAGCACGGCCTCGCATAGTGTGAGTCATTTGTTTACGCTGTTTGCCTTGAAGATTGACCAGATCCGCCCGGGTTTGGGCATAGAGTTGTTTGAGCTGGAAGCCAGCCAGGTGGATGCAATGGAAGTGCCGCAGGAGGCCTTATGGAGTTCGAAGCCCGGCCTGAACAATAAAAGTGTGTTGCAGCTCATCGACCGGGTAGCCGGTAAGGTTGGCCCCGGAGCCGTGCACCGCTATATCCCCGCCTCCAGGTACTGGCCGGAACGGAGCATCGGCCATGCACGCTCGGTCACGGAAGTGCGCCTGGACGACTGGCGTGTAGACAAGCCCCGTCCGACGGAACTGCTGGAGCGACCGGTAGCCGTGGAGGTGATGGCCCTTGTTCCCGATCATCCGCCAAGGTTTTTCGTGTACCAGGGTAAACAGCACCAGGTGATTCGTGCCGACGGGCCGGAAAGGATAGAACGGGAATGGTGGATGGATGAGGGCGAACACCGGGATTATTACCGGATCGAGGATGATAAAGGTCAGCGTTTCTGGATGTACCGCTCTGGTCACTACAACGACCGCAAGGGCTGGCAGTGGTTTTTACATGGATTTTTTGCCTGA
- a CDS encoding ImuA family protein, with the protein MGLGEIEQAFPYGVFPRQAIHEFVCHTPAEAAAADGFIAGLLGSLMTDGAGCVWIGTRRRLFPAALASFGLEPDRIIFIDVKSEKEVLWIMEEALRCDGLAAVVAEVDGLSLIDSRRLQLAVEKNGIPGLVIRKDLKRMASTVSTARWRIVPVPSIEESGMPGVGFPRWEVELLKVRSGSPGKWLLEWQGDGFVQLDRAATEAPVYLPFENIG; encoded by the coding sequence GTGGGGCTTGGGGAGATTGAGCAGGCTTTTCCTTATGGGGTTTTTCCGCGCCAGGCGATTCATGAGTTTGTTTGTCACACCCCCGCCGAAGCTGCCGCTGCGGACGGCTTTATCGCAGGGCTTCTTGGCAGTTTGATGACTGACGGGGCGGGCTGTGTCTGGATCGGTACGCGGCGAAGATTGTTTCCGGCGGCGTTGGCATCTTTTGGTCTGGAGCCCGACCGCATCATCTTCATAGATGTAAAGTCGGAGAAGGAGGTGCTGTGGATTATGGAGGAGGCTTTGCGTTGCGATGGTCTGGCCGCGGTGGTTGCTGAAGTGGATGGTTTGTCGCTCATCGATTCCAGGCGCCTGCAACTGGCGGTGGAGAAGAACGGGATTCCGGGCCTGGTGATCCGTAAGGACTTGAAGCGGATGGCGAGTACGGTGTCTACCGCGCGCTGGCGAATTGTTCCGGTGCCTTCCATAGAGGAGAGCGGGATGCCGGGTGTTGGTTTTCCGCGCTGGGAGGTGGAGCTGCTGAAGGTGCGCAGCGGGAGTCCGGGTAAATGGTTACTGGAATGGCAGGGGGATGGTTTTGTGCAGCTGGATCGCGCTGCCACAGAAGCGCCGGTATACCTGCCCTTTGAAAATATTGGTTAG
- a CDS encoding multiubiquitin domain-containing protein, giving the protein MKNINNTSETTNREPLPFTVNGKLYHWSKQFIYQAEIRELVGAPQDSLESKLYLAIQRPWEDELIEENPVNLARPEIEHFYFKNVLLLTINGKEFVWEKQYITGKEIKVLGGISLEDELYLSIRKPWEDELVENDEQINLARPGIEHFVSKTRKHVKLIIQTPKGKWENAFNVEISVQDLIHLVLGHFQFAADGNYELKIKGTTETLEKARTIGSYNFPNGQVLVFTDLGKGA; this is encoded by the coding sequence ATGAAAAACATTAATAATACTTCAGAAACAACTAACAGAGAACCACTTCCATTTACGGTTAATGGTAAATTATATCATTGGTCGAAACAGTTTATTTACCAAGCGGAGATCCGTGAACTCGTTGGTGCACCACAAGATTCCTTAGAGTCAAAACTGTACCTTGCAATTCAAAGACCTTGGGAAGACGAACTTATAGAAGAGAATCCCGTAAACCTTGCTCGTCCTGAAATTGAACATTTTTATTTTAAAAATGTGTTGTTGTTGACCATTAACGGAAAAGAGTTCGTATGGGAGAAACAATATATAACAGGGAAGGAAATCAAAGTGCTTGGGGGAATCAGTTTGGAAGATGAGCTCTACTTATCCATTCGAAAACCATGGGAAGATGAACTTGTTGAAAATGATGAACAAATCAATCTTGCACGTCCGGGAATTGAACATTTTGTTTCAAAAACAAGAAAACATGTTAAGCTCATCATCCAGACTCCAAAAGGAAAATGGGAGAATGCTTTCAATGTTGAGATTTCTGTACAGGATCTGATACATTTGGTCCTAGGACATTTCCAATTTGCTGCTGACGGCAACTATGAGTTAAAAATCAAGGGCACTACTGAGACGCTCGAGAAGGCTCGGACAATTGGAAGCTACAATTTTCCTAATGGCCAGGTATTGGTATTTACTGATTTAGGAAAAGGAGCATGA
- a CDS encoding RusA family crossover junction endodeoxyribonuclease → MKKKRLDQYKEEMKQYANADGSYTIYQNPAIDHLIILTLGSPVPTKQDKFKPLKAFVQNEDGTEAPVANLYKKLEDTDMIKQFNEHVRKAAFEVFTVENRVKRPEQVEVIIHVSTLKRRYNEVDVDNLAKCVLDALNGIAFDDDSQVATLICQKHVHAMEVDGLLIAITKITPTRRGILGDPAIYSFNPWKT, encoded by the coding sequence ATGAAAAAAAAGCGGCTAGATCAATACAAAGAGGAAATGAAGCAATATGCAAATGCTGATGGTAGTTACACTATTTATCAAAATCCCGCTATTGACCATCTGATCATTTTAACGCTCGGTTCACCAGTACCAACTAAACAGGATAAATTTAAACCGCTTAAGGCATTTGTACAAAATGAAGATGGCACAGAGGCACCTGTAGCCAACCTGTATAAAAAGTTGGAAGATACTGATATGATAAAACAGTTCAATGAGCATGTCAGGAAAGCCGCGTTCGAAGTTTTTACAGTGGAAAACCGTGTAAAAAGACCGGAACAGGTAGAGGTGATCATACATGTTAGCACTTTAAAACGCAGATACAATGAAGTTGATGTCGATAATTTGGCAAAATGCGTACTAGATGCATTGAATGGGATTGCGTTTGACGACGACTCTCAGGTGGCAACATTGATTTGTCAAAAACATGTTCACGCAATGGAGGTGGACGGCCTACTTATCGCTATTACAAAGATAACACCGACCCGCCGAGGCATTTTGGGAGATCCAGCGATCTATAGCTTCAACCCATGGAAAACGTAA
- a CDS encoding HNH endonuclease — MTGNENTAFFTFSQYWEALENFQQHYDFQNIVVTPSEAQPKGKSKSERVCRFCGKKDDPGAFKSVPHLLPEMLGNKFLFSDFECDKCNQQLSKYENDLAYFLGIFRTLFRIKGKRGIPTFNSKSNTIRAKDEDFYGVRAFNVEETNHQYKSFKFDKEKGRCTITYKKHSYVPINLYKILFKIALSILPEEEASLYSRAYQFILSDQKFDWVSGMCKTLYFDLPFDFRMAQPVSYLFKKRDPGAKIPTHIFMLHFQHMIFQFPLHFHAGDIQSGLYQTGEVDLPFCPPILYRDPATATCYSEIRDLSSHEKREEEEQMSFDMDPEYLTQLGVMNPDTGEITGIAFKPEELVRMAFYEGDGMPRFPKFNDTKDPSS, encoded by the coding sequence ATGACCGGCAACGAAAACACAGCATTTTTTACTTTTTCCCAATATTGGGAGGCGTTAGAGAATTTCCAACAACACTATGATTTTCAAAATATAGTTGTTACACCTAGTGAAGCACAGCCGAAAGGTAAATCGAAGTCTGAACGGGTGTGCCGGTTCTGCGGGAAAAAGGATGATCCGGGGGCTTTTAAAAGTGTGCCGCACCTGCTACCAGAAATGCTTGGAAATAAATTTCTTTTCTCCGATTTTGAGTGCGATAAATGTAATCAGCAACTATCAAAATATGAAAATGACTTGGCCTATTTTTTAGGAATATTCAGAACTCTATTTCGGATAAAAGGCAAAAGGGGTATTCCTACCTTTAATTCGAAATCAAATACAATCAGAGCAAAGGATGAAGATTTTTATGGTGTTAGGGCATTTAATGTCGAGGAAACAAATCACCAATATAAGTCGTTCAAATTTGACAAAGAAAAAGGCAGGTGTACGATTACTTATAAGAAGCACAGTTATGTCCCGATCAATCTGTATAAAATATTATTCAAGATTGCATTATCAATTTTACCGGAAGAGGAAGCTAGTCTTTATTCAAGGGCCTACCAGTTTATACTGAGTGATCAAAAGTTTGACTGGGTATCGGGTATGTGTAAAACTCTATATTTCGATTTGCCTTTTGATTTCCGAATGGCACAGCCAGTTTCTTATTTATTTAAGAAGCGTGACCCAGGTGCCAAAATTCCAACTCACATCTTCATGCTTCATTTTCAACATATGATATTCCAGTTTCCTTTGCATTTCCATGCTGGAGACATCCAAAGCGGCCTTTATCAAACCGGAGAAGTTGATCTGCCTTTTTGCCCGCCGATATTGTACCGCGACCCTGCAACTGCGACTTGCTATTCAGAAATCCGTGATCTTTCATCTCACGAGAAAAGAGAGGAAGAGGAGCAGATGAGTTTCGATATGGATCCTGAGTATTTAACGCAGCTTGGTGTAATGAATCCCGATACTGGGGAAATTACCGGAATAGCATTTAAACCTGAAGAACTCGTAAGGATGGCATTTTATGAAGGCGACGGAATGCCAAGATTCCCGAAATTCAACGACACAAAAGATCCAAGCTCCTGA
- a CDS encoding helix-turn-helix domain-containing protein: MLDKEQQTEFYERIGERIKEARKVQEMNQDVLANTLGISRVSLVNIEAGKQRVPLHVLIDICEALNVSMNDLVPQSIENSINSAILNKIKKETDPGTDSAEKVTNYILSRMKNNS; this comes from the coding sequence ATGCTTGATAAAGAGCAACAAACAGAATTCTACGAACGAATTGGCGAACGTATTAAGGAGGCTCGAAAGGTTCAGGAAATGAATCAAGACGTTTTAGCAAACACTCTTGGGATTTCCCGCGTATCTCTTGTCAATATAGAAGCAGGCAAACAAAGAGTCCCCCTACATGTTTTAATAGATATCTGCGAGGCGCTTAATGTATCCATGAATGATCTTGTGCCACAATCAATTGAGAATAGTATCAATTCTGCTATTTTGAATAAGATAAAAAAGGAAACAGACCCGGGTACAGATTCTGCAGAAAAAGTGACGAATTATATCTTATCCAGGATGAAAAACAATAGTTAA
- a CDS encoding alpha-ketoglutarate-dependent dioxygenase AlkB family protein has product MYDKIVADPRLTAYYGGENGHPWTPMLLEIKATIEEITEISFDRVLLNFYRDGKDSVAWHSDNLPADGKHHHIASVTFGDTRIFKVRHKYNKEIKQLDIPLTHGSLLLMGETMQEHYEHHVPKTARAIGPRINLTFRISESSKPVYEAFLRRLQLVDSQFRRLPHVGS; this is encoded by the coding sequence ATGTACGACAAGATCGTTGCCGATCCAAGGCTCACCGCCTACTATGGCGGAGAAAACGGCCACCCCTGGACACCGATGTTACTGGAAATTAAAGCAACCATTGAAGAAATCACGGAGATCAGCTTTGACCGCGTACTGTTAAACTTCTATCGCGACGGCAAAGATTCCGTAGCCTGGCATAGCGACAACTTGCCGGCAGACGGCAAGCACCACCACATCGCTTCCGTAACCTTTGGCGATACCAGGATCTTCAAAGTCCGCCATAAATACAATAAAGAGATCAAGCAGCTAGACATTCCATTAACCCACGGAAGCTTGCTGCTTATGGGCGAAACCATGCAGGAACACTACGAACACCACGTCCCAAAAACAGCCAGAGCCATTGGCCCAAGGATTAATTTGACGTTTAGGATATCGGAATCGTCTAAGCCGGTATATGAGGCGTTCCTGCGGCGACTTCAGTTGGTTGATAGTCAATTTCGCAGGTTACCGCATGTCGGGAGCTAG
- a CDS encoding ImmA/IrrE family metallo-endopeptidase, giving the protein MSRPISGLKLRQVADLTFQIVTSANITKAPVDVDLIARRCGVTVEKTDLGEDVTGLLVAQGETGIIAYSPHQGEQRRRFTIAHELGHFVLHRNDGADTVFVDKDFIVKYRSNKSYSELELKQEQEANAFAASLLMPKEFVLEEITSPMLKNLSESDVISELARIFNVSIPAMTFRLTNLNLIY; this is encoded by the coding sequence ATGTCTAGACCAATTTCAGGGCTTAAGCTAAGGCAGGTAGCTGACCTTACCTTTCAAATTGTGACGAGCGCAAACATTACCAAAGCTCCTGTAGATGTTGATTTGATTGCACGTCGTTGTGGAGTTACTGTAGAGAAAACTGATTTAGGAGAAGATGTAACAGGTTTGCTGGTCGCTCAGGGAGAGACTGGTATAATTGCTTACAGCCCCCACCAAGGTGAGCAAAGGAGGCGTTTCACAATTGCCCATGAACTTGGTCATTTTGTACTCCATCGCAATGATGGTGCGGATACCGTATTTGTTGATAAAGACTTTATTGTAAAATATAGAAGTAACAAATCATATTCAGAGCTAGAACTGAAGCAGGAACAGGAGGCCAATGCTTTTGCCGCATCTTTATTAATGCCAAAGGAGTTTGTTTTGGAAGAAATCACCAGTCCAATGCTCAAAAATCTTTCCGAATCAGACGTTATTAGTGAACTTGCGAGGATATTCAACGTTAGTATACCGGCGATGACGTTCAGATTAACTAATCTAAACTTGATATATTAG